Proteins encoded in a region of the Gloeocapsa sp. DLM2.Bin57 genome:
- a CDS encoding ATP-binding cassette domain-containing protein, which translates to MLTSKQLHIKYLSANLPLVILAVIFGLSSSFFNGVSTALVIPTILLILNQNEAIKNINFLNFLSNYLDNFPEQTKIIIMVLAVFSMIILKNLTNFLTTAINLRLNLLISKTMLYEAIQNLTKVSIDYYHQEQIGTIISDNTGEIFKTANIIKAKVELLIISLTILFFTWVLLSISWQLTVLATVIIGIIIVLNQFLIKKSKYYGILLTEKIREFSNNFIEFLMGIRLIKIVNTESKEYQKLKDIYDVRETLQYKSQLLSSLIGPVNDTLGIFLILTIIVVGRYLFFNQFQSLASLILIYLAILFRLIPYFNQLNNLRSQFAKEAASVQRVVNLLNKNNKVFLKNGTKIYQPITREIRFESVEFTYPGSEQPVLKGIDLIIPKGKTTALVGTSGAGKSTITDLMIRFYDPTQGKISLDGVDLRDFDIESLHQHMGVVSQDTFLFNNTVSYNIAYGLENVEEAEIITAAKRANAYEFIVNLSEGFNTKIGDRGVLLSGGQKQRLAIARALLRNPDILILDEATSALDTVSEKMVQEAINELCQNRTTIVIAHRLSTIQQADQIVVLEKGQILEVGNHRELLEKRGKYADLYSLNS; encoded by the coding sequence ATGCTTACTTCTAAACAATTACATATTAAATATCTTTCTGCTAATTTACCTCTAGTTATTTTAGCTGTTATCTTTGGTCTTTCTAGCTCTTTTTTTAATGGTGTTAGTACCGCTTTAGTTATCCCAACTATTTTGCTAATTTTAAATCAGAATGAAGCTATTAAAAATATTAATTTTCTCAATTTCCTGAGTAATTATTTAGATAATTTTCCCGAGCAAACTAAAATAATTATAATGGTGTTAGCTGTTTTTTCAATGATTATTCTTAAAAATCTAACTAATTTTCTAACTACCGCTATTAATTTAAGGTTAAATTTGCTGATTAGTAAAACTATGTTGTATGAAGCTATTCAAAATTTAACTAAAGTCAGTATAGATTATTATCATCAAGAGCAAATCGGCACAATTATTAGTGATAACACAGGAGAAATTTTTAAAACAGCTAATATAATTAAAGCTAAAGTAGAGTTATTGATTATATCTCTAACTATCTTGTTTTTTACTTGGGTTCTCTTGTCTATATCTTGGCAATTGACAGTTTTAGCTACTGTAATAATTGGCATAATTATTGTCTTAAATCAATTTCTTATCAAAAAGTCTAAATATTATGGGATACTTTTAACTGAAAAAATTCGAGAATTTTCTAATAATTTTATTGAGTTCTTAATGGGTATAAGATTAATCAAAATAGTTAATACAGAATCAAAAGAATATCAAAAGTTAAAAGATATTTATGATGTGAGGGAAACTTTACAATATAAATCTCAGTTATTATCTAGTTTAATTGGTCCTGTTAATGATACTTTAGGGATTTTCTTGATTTTAACTATTATTGTGGTAGGACGATATTTATTTTTTAATCAATTTCAATCTTTAGCTAGTTTGATTTTAATTTATTTAGCTATTTTATTTAGATTGATTCCCTATTTTAATCAGTTAAATAACTTGAGAAGTCAATTTGCGAAAGAAGCAGCAAGCGTACAACGAGTGGTTAACCTTTTGAATAAAAATAATAAAGTCTTCCTTAAAAATGGTACAAAAATCTATCAACCAATCACCAGAGAAATTAGATTTGAGTCTGTAGAGTTTACTTATCCAGGTAGTGAACAACCTGTACTTAAGGGGATAGATTTAATAATACCTAAAGGAAAAACCACAGCTTTAGTAGGTACATCAGGAGCGGGTAAATCAACTATTACTGATTTAATGATTAGATTTTATGATCCAACCCAAGGAAAAATTAGTTTAGATGGAGTGGATTTAAGGGATTTTGACATAGAAAGTTTACATCAACATATGGGGGTGGTAAGTCAAGATACCTTTTTATTTAATAATACGGTTAGTTATAATATCGCTTATGGTTTGGAAAATGTAGAAGAAGCAGAGATAATTACAGCAGCAAAAAGAGCCAATGCTTACGAATTTATCGTTAATTTATCTGAAGGATTTAACACTAAGATAGGCGATCGCGGAGTATTACTTTCTGGGGGACAAAAACAGAGACTGGCGATCGCGAGAGCTTTATTAAGGAATCCCGATATTTTAATCTTAGATGAAGCTACCAGTGCTTTAGATACGGTGTCAGAGAAAATGGTACAGGAAGCGATCAACGAACTATGTCAAAACCGTACCACCATTGTTATTGCTCACCGACTCTCTACTATTCAACAAGCAGATCAGATAGTTGTGTTAGAAAAAGGTCAAATTCTCGAAGTAGGTAACCATAGGGAATTACTTGAGAAAAGGGGTAAATACGCCGATTTATACTCTTTAAACAGTTGA
- a CDS encoding glycosyltransferase, producing MKNLANRLNKISLVVSDLSTTGANRWGGAVRPFLLGQALQNLGYNVEILGLAFSDFSPSNTDIPLIAIPCQPNAGFGKAIKQLLSKIDGDLIYAVKPKPSSFGVALIKKLLTKRPLLLDIDDWELSWYGGDQWRYRPSLPQLARDLLKKNGALRYLDHPVYLQWLEKLVNYADGITTHNDFLQRRFGGIYIPNGKDTQLFNPELYDCATSKAKYGLSEYKILMFPGAPRPYKGVEDVLIALDYLNREDLRLVIVGGSPYDDYDQQLLKNWGRWLIKLPKSPYQFMPEIVAAADIIVVPQKDTPAACAQFPLKLTDGMAMAKPVLATRVGDIPKIIADTGYLVTPDSPQEIALTITDILANPEQAQAKGWRARQRCLQEYSLEKMSAILAPIINAYF from the coding sequence GTGAAAAATTTGGCTAATCGATTAAATAAAATCTCTCTAGTAGTTAGTGACCTTTCCACTACAGGTGCTAATCGTTGGGGGGGTGCGGTGAGACCATTTCTTCTAGGGCAAGCTTTACAAAACCTAGGTTATAATGTAGAAATACTTGGTTTAGCTTTTAGCGATTTTTCCCCAAGTAATACTGATATTCCCTTAATTGCTATTCCTTGTCAACCTAATGCGGGTTTCGGGAAAGCAATTAAACAACTATTAAGCAAAATTGATGGTGATCTAATCTACGCGGTTAAACCCAAACCGAGTAGTTTTGGTGTCGCTTTAATCAAAAAACTACTAACTAAACGCCCCTTATTATTGGATATCGACGATTGGGAATTAAGTTGGTATGGTGGCGATCAATGGCGATATCGTCCTAGTTTGCCACAATTAGCACGGGATTTACTCAAAAAAAATGGCGCTTTGCGATACCTAGATCACCCTGTTTATCTGCAATGGTTAGAAAAGTTGGTTAACTACGCTGATGGGATTACTACTCACAATGATTTTTTACAACGTCGTTTTGGAGGTATTTATATCCCCAATGGGAAGGATACCCAATTATTTAACCCCGAGTTATACGATTGCGCAACCAGTAAAGCTAAATATGGTTTGAGTGAGTATAAAATTCTGATGTTTCCTGGTGCTCCTCGTCCCTATAAAGGTGTAGAAGATGTTTTAATAGCTTTAGACTACTTAAATCGTGAAGATTTACGCTTAGTTATCGTCGGTGGTAGTCCTTATGATGATTATGACCAACAATTACTGAAAAATTGGGGACGTTGGTTGATTAAATTACCTAAATCCCCTTATCAATTTATGCCCGAAATTGTCGCCGCTGCTGATATCATTGTTGTACCTCAAAAAGATACCCCCGCCGCTTGTGCTCAATTTCCTTTAAAGTTAACCGATGGTATGGCTATGGCTAAACCTGTTTTGGCGACAAGAGTAGGAGATATCCCTAAGATTATAGCAGATACGGGTTACTTAGTTACTCCTGATAGCCCTCAAGAAATAGCCCTAACCATTACCGATATTTTAGCTAATCCTGAACAAGCCCAAGCCAAAGGATGGCGCGCGAGACAACGATGTCTGCAAGAATATAGTCTTGAAAAAATGTCAGCAATTTTAGCACCAATTATTAATGCTTACTTCTAA
- a CDS encoding HAMP domain-containing protein, with amino-acid sequence MTKELEITKVEKIPLNGQQKSAKLENKNLKLPEAPLQRWFAKLPINRKQLTILLLSQLLSILGITGLGAYLILRTGNDKLISQSQSEAEVTRINYMIKINQMGFGFRGQADNVAIIEAAVLASQGQAIPPELEQQVRQILRGEIIARRIEYATLVGVDQRIIINANNNRKGEIFNPENLVTQVRQTGEQFRASAIVSKDELMKEGSPLAAGLATDNALIRYTATPVKEPGSNQIIAVLISGDIVNGKLPIVRDTVESFRGGYSAVYYRNADGSFSLASSLKQLEDGKQIADVPLSELEVLQGAVNNPQESVTQQDIEIEGEEYTVTATTLPNIWQETAGGLIPKDADNPPIAILIRGTPERDLNELLTNTLLIQLGVASLALLLSIWLANLLTRAIAGPIEKLQQATERFAKGDRRIRAPITTGDEVGELAKTFNYLADNITESEQEKSQQIRQKELFNQILQAKNAQELSQPLEAVLQEALRELKVDRLLVYRFLPDGIGYLASEVVREEYPQVLEEENLTSLLNLESLNSYLQGEIISQDNIDEINYDITQLQLLKRLKVKSNLIVPILQGQELFGLLIAHHCQNYHNWQPTEIEYSQSLATNLAQALGGLALIESKQKEAERTEAQSRQIQEELLNLLNDVEGAASGNLTVRANITEGQIGIVADFFNVILENLRDIVTQVKQTTTEVNQSLKNEAKSIYQLTDESREQAQKIQQMLNSVQDMSQSIQAITENAGSAASVARNASNVAKAGEEGMTQTVDSILNLRDTVSNTAKKVKRLGEASQKISKVIALINEIALKTNLLAVNASIEAARAGEEGRGFAVVAEEVGQLAAQSATATKEIEQIVETIQLETQEVVEAMEIGTTQVIQGTDLVTKAKESLAQIVSESQQIDQLVQIISLATVSQTATSQELTDLMQEIAVISNQTAASAQKISSSLETTVASAVNLQASVETFTVE; translated from the coding sequence ATGACTAAAGAATTAGAAATAACCAAAGTAGAAAAAATACCTCTAAATGGTCAACAAAAATCAGCAAAATTAGAGAATAAAAACCTAAAACTTCCCGAAGCACCTTTACAGAGATGGTTTGCTAAACTACCGATTAACCGTAAACAATTAACGATTTTACTCTTATCACAATTATTATCAATACTCGGTATCACTGGATTAGGAGCGTATTTAATTTTACGAACAGGAAATGATAAATTAATCTCACAATCCCAATCAGAAGCAGAAGTCACCCGCATTAATTATATGATTAAAATCAACCAAATGGGGTTTGGCTTTAGGGGACAAGCAGATAACGTAGCGATTATTGAGGCAGCGGTATTAGCATCACAAGGTCAAGCAATACCACCAGAATTAGAACAACAAGTAAGACAGATTCTCAGAGGAGAGATCATCGCCAGAAGAATCGAATACGCCACTCTAGTAGGGGTAGATCAAAGAATAATTATAAATGCCAATAATAACCGTAAAGGAGAAATATTTAATCCCGAAAATTTAGTTACACAAGTCAGACAAACAGGTGAGCAATTTAGAGCTAGCGCGATTGTATCCAAAGATGAATTAATGAAGGAAGGATCACCCCTAGCTGCTGGATTAGCTACGGATAACGCTTTGATTCGCTATACAGCTACACCAGTAAAAGAACCAGGTAGTAATCAGATTATCGCAGTTTTAATCTCAGGAGATATAGTAAACGGGAAATTACCCATAGTTAGAGATACAGTAGAAAGTTTTCGAGGAGGATACAGCGCGGTATATTATCGCAATGCTGATGGTTCGTTTTCCCTAGCGAGTTCCTTAAAACAATTAGAAGATGGTAAGCAAATAGCTGATGTACCTCTTAGTGAATTAGAAGTGCTGCAAGGTGCGGTAAATAATCCCCAAGAGAGTGTAACCCAACAGGATATTGAGATAGAAGGAGAAGAATATACAGTTACAGCCACAACTTTACCTAATATCTGGCAAGAAACAGCAGGAGGATTGATCCCTAAAGATGCAGATAATCCCCCTATAGCTATTTTGATTCGAGGAACACCAGAAAGAGACTTAAATGAGTTATTAACAAATACTCTCTTGATCCAATTAGGGGTAGCTAGTTTAGCATTACTGTTGAGTATATGGTTAGCCAATCTACTGACTAGAGCGATCGCCGGACCAATTGAAAAATTACAACAAGCAACAGAAAGATTTGCCAAAGGCGATCGCCGAATACGTGCTCCGATTACTACAGGAGATGAAGTAGGAGAACTAGCCAAAACCTTTAATTACCTAGCGGATAATATTACTGAATCAGAACAAGAAAAAAGCCAACAAATCCGTCAAAAAGAGCTATTTAACCAGATTTTACAAGCCAAAAACGCCCAAGAATTAAGCCAACCTCTAGAAGCAGTACTCCAAGAAGCTTTAAGAGAATTAAAAGTAGATCGTTTGTTAGTATATCGCTTCTTGCCAGATGGTATAGGTTATCTAGCTTCAGAAGTAGTCAGAGAAGAATATCCTCAAGTTTTAGAAGAAGAGAATCTAACCTCACTACTCAATCTAGAATCATTAAATAGTTATCTCCAAGGAGAAATAATCAGTCAAGACAATATTGACGAAATCAATTATGACATTACTCAACTGCAATTGCTCAAACGTCTCAAAGTCAAATCTAACCTGATTGTACCCATTCTCCAAGGTCAAGAACTATTCGGATTATTAATAGCCCATCATTGCCAAAATTACCATAACTGGCAACCAACAGAGATAGAATATAGCCAATCATTAGCAACCAATCTCGCTCAAGCCTTAGGGGGGTTAGCTTTAATCGAGAGTAAACAAAAAGAAGCCGAACGAACCGAAGCACAAAGCCGTCAGATTCAAGAAGAATTACTCAACCTACTTAACGACGTAGAAGGAGCAGCTTCTGGTAACTTAACAGTAAGAGCAAATATTACAGAAGGACAAATAGGGATTGTCGCTGACTTCTTTAACGTGATTTTGGAAAATTTACGCGATATCGTAACTCAGGTTAAACAAACCACTACAGAAGTCAACCAATCATTAAAAAATGAAGCCAAATCAATCTACCAATTAACCGATGAATCCCGAGAACAAGCCCAAAAAATACAACAGATGCTCAACTCGGTTCAAGATATGTCACAATCAATTCAAGCAATCACGGAAAACGCAGGCTCAGCCGCTAGCGTAGCGCGAAACGCTTCTAATGTAGCTAAAGCAGGAGAAGAAGGGATGACTCAAACAGTAGATAGTATTCTCAATCTCCGCGACACCGTATCTAATACAGCCAAAAAAGTTAAACGACTCGGGGAAGCATCCCAAAAAATCTCCAAAGTAATCGCCTTAATTAACGAAATCGCCCTCAAAACCAACCTCCTAGCGGTCAACGCCAGTATCGAAGCAGCTAGAGCTGGGGAAGAAGGTAGAGGTTTCGCAGTTGTAGCCGAAGAAGTAGGACAATTAGCAGCCCAATCAGCCACAGCTACAAAAGAAATTGAGCAAATAGTCGAAACGATTCAACTAGAAACCCAAGAAGTAGTGGAAGCCATGGAAATCGGGACAACCCAAGTAATCCAAGGTACAGACTTAGTCACCAAAGCTAAAGAAAGTCTCGCCCAAATCGTCAGTGAATCTCAACAAATTGACCAACTAGTACAAATTATCTCCCTAGCTACTGTATCCCAAACCGCAACCTCTCAAGAATTAACCGACTTAATGCAGGAAATCGCCGTAATTTCCAACCAAACCGCAGCATCAGCCCAGAAAATCTCCTCCTCTCTAGAAACAACTGTAGCTTCGGCTGTAAATTTACAAGCATCTGTAGAAACCTTTACGGTTGAATAA
- a CDS encoding chemotaxis protein CheW, which yields MNDFSSFKSRRLRQQTNTNIAHFLTFAYDQNWFAISVLSVIKVITTEAIYGLSPSNPISLTQYQNQEIVVIDLAYLLGLEKSTNQTSYPYLLIMQLANQDLVGLPLVNPPVIQRVPTENIASLPTSYLTKNKIASLSSKIVKIPNSHPLFLLDTDKLNDLFSLS from the coding sequence ATGAATGATTTTTCTTCCTTTAAATCTCGGCGTTTGCGTCAACAAACTAACACCAACATCGCTCATTTTTTAACTTTTGCTTATGACCAAAATTGGTTTGCTATCTCAGTTTTATCTGTAATTAAAGTCATAACTACAGAAGCAATTTATGGGCTATCTCCTTCTAATCCAATCAGTTTAACCCAATATCAAAACCAGGAAATTGTCGTCATTGATTTAGCCTATTTATTAGGATTAGAAAAATCCACCAATCAAACATCTTACCCTTATTTATTAATTATGCAATTAGCTAATCAAGATTTAGTCGGGTTACCCCTAGTTAATCCTCCTGTTATTCAACGTGTACCTACAGAGAATATCGCTTCTCTACCCACAAGTTATCTAACTAAAAACAAGATTGCTTCCTTAAGCTCTAAAATAGTGAAAATACCCAACTCTCACCCTCTCTTTCTCTTAGATACGGATAAACTAAATGATTTATTTTCTCTATCATAA
- a CDS encoding hybrid sensor histidine kinase/response regulator — MSYYQEQQIRQQFLEEAEEYIKNIELGLLGIANQPLTGDRLETIRRASHSLKGGAALMNYPTLSELSHQLENCFNFWQPGYICESVATEQLLLETIDCLKYCVNEYRQGVETIDPNWITQVAEPLFNQVQEELGYTSGEDSLAILEVSSGEDIRVLMFTTEVEGCLQRLETVINSEDKTCLREEFTLVAQELGGLGEMLELREFQSLCLAIEQALNQATAENLLEISELALQQWRYAQSLVVNQQFSLIPTNLPELDSQPLITEATLVTTTTDDSPSPTITPPPPPTTPSEHNLRVSAEKLAQLEDLFGELIIERNGLNLQLQQLTSLMGLLKQRVNNLDQANRSLRIIYDQTAKIRQPQNSQIYADISDSWDSLEFDRYTEIHPLFQDLMEIIVQIQEVTGDIETNLDLTEKAAKGISRTSELLQNNLTQVRLRPFADLVRLFPRAIREMTIKYGKDVNLVVTGESTLIDRTILDLLNDPLIHLLRNAFDHGIEDTQKRIDLGKNPTGTITIDARQRGNLIIITIQDDGQGINIAKIRQKIGNSPQQNLSNEKLIDLIFEPGFSTASQVTELSGRGLGMDIVRRELQKIRGQIQVNSEPGQGTTFTIIVPFTLSVVKVLLLESGKMLLAIPVSVVEEMLVITPDMRIETAGQHLLNWDGEIIPLLSLAPWLNFNRLSPESPGDGSPIINQPIVLMIAQGNRLFALEMERYWGEQEVTVRTLEGVIPLPTGLIGCTILGNGRVVPIADPLALINWLETDHSAVNLTTSVDSFSDTETLLINQTTTAKKTIMVVDDSINVRRFLALTLEKVGYKVEQAKDGQEALEKLATNHIDIVICDIEMPRLDGYAFLSQVRSHPEYKSLPVIMLTSRSGEKHRQTAMSLGATDYFSKPFQEQVLLATLKSYE; from the coding sequence ATGTCTTATTATCAAGAACAACAAATCAGACAACAATTCCTAGAGGAAGCCGAAGAATACATCAAAAACATAGAACTAGGTTTACTAGGTATCGCTAATCAACCCCTAACAGGCGATCGCCTAGAAACCATTAGAAGAGCGTCTCACTCCCTCAAAGGTGGAGCAGCATTAATGAACTATCCCACCTTGAGCGAATTATCTCACCAACTAGAAAACTGTTTTAACTTTTGGCAACCTGGTTATATTTGTGAATCCGTAGCTACAGAACAATTACTCCTTGAAACCATAGATTGTCTCAAATATTGTGTCAACGAATATCGTCAAGGTGTAGAAACCATAGATCCTAACTGGATAACACAAGTAGCAGAGCCACTCTTTAACCAAGTACAAGAAGAACTCGGATACACCTCCGGGGAAGACTCTCTGGCTATCCTAGAGGTTTCCTCCGGGGAAGATATCCGCGTCTTAATGTTTACAACCGAGGTAGAAGGTTGTTTACAACGTCTAGAAACAGTCATCAATAGTGAAGATAAAACCTGTTTACGGGAAGAATTTACCCTAGTCGCTCAAGAATTAGGAGGTTTAGGGGAAATGCTCGAACTAAGGGAGTTTCAATCCCTCTGTCTAGCTATTGAACAAGCGCTAAACCAAGCTACAGCAGAAAATCTCCTGGAAATAAGCGAATTAGCCTTACAACAATGGCGTTATGCTCAAAGTTTAGTTGTTAATCAGCAATTCTCCCTCATTCCCACCAATCTACCCGAGCTAGATTCCCAACCCCTGATTACAGAAGCAACCCTAGTCACCACTACTACTGATGATTCACCATCCCCCACCATCACTCCACCTCCACCCCCAACCACCCCTAGTGAACATAATCTACGCGTATCAGCCGAAAAATTAGCACAACTAGAGGATTTATTTGGTGAGTTAATTATTGAACGCAATGGTTTAAACCTACAATTACAACAACTAACTAGTCTGATGGGATTACTCAAACAAAGAGTCAATAATCTAGACCAAGCTAATCGCTCCTTGAGAATTATCTATGATCAGACAGCAAAAATTAGACAACCCCAAAACAGTCAAATTTACGCAGATATATCCGACTCCTGGGATAGTTTAGAATTCGATCGCTATACCGAAATACACCCCCTGTTTCAAGACTTGATGGAAATCATCGTTCAAATTCAAGAGGTAACAGGAGACATCGAAACCAATCTAGACTTAACCGAAAAAGCAGCTAAAGGTATTTCGCGAACATCAGAATTATTACAAAATAATCTTACCCAAGTCAGATTACGTCCTTTCGCTGATTTAGTCAGACTCTTTCCTAGAGCAATCAGAGAAATGACCATCAAATATGGTAAAGACGTCAATCTCGTCGTCACAGGAGAATCAACTCTGATAGATCGTACCATTCTCGATCTGCTTAATGATCCTTTAATTCACCTCTTACGCAATGCTTTTGACCATGGGATAGAAGATACCCAAAAGCGGATAGATTTAGGTAAAAACCCCACAGGAACAATTACAATTGACGCTAGACAAAGAGGAAACCTGATTATTATCACCATCCAAGACGATGGACAAGGGATTAATATCGCTAAAATTCGCCAAAAAATCGGTAATTCACCCCAACAAAACCTGAGTAACGAAAAACTCATTGATTTAATCTTTGAACCAGGATTTAGTACCGCTTCCCAAGTAACCGAACTCTCAGGAAGAGGTCTCGGTATGGATATCGTTCGTAGAGAGTTACAAAAAATTAGGGGTCAGATTCAAGTCAACAGCGAACCAGGACAAGGTACTACTTTTACCATTATCGTACCCTTTACCCTCTCAGTAGTTAAAGTTTTACTGCTAGAAAGTGGCAAAATGCTCCTAGCGATACCCGTTAGCGTGGTAGAAGAAATGCTCGTGATTACCCCTGACATGAGAATAGAAACAGCAGGACAACATTTACTCAATTGGGATGGGGAGATTATCCCTTTATTATCTCTTGCTCCTTGGCTTAATTTTAACCGCTTGAGTCCAGAATCTCCTGGGGATGGATCACCAATTATTAATCAACCCATTGTCTTGATGATTGCTCAAGGAAATCGTTTATTTGCTTTGGAAATGGAGCGCTATTGGGGTGAGCAAGAAGTTACAGTACGTACTCTAGAAGGAGTTATACCGTTACCTACAGGGTTAATTGGTTGTACTATTTTAGGTAATGGGCGTGTAGTCCCTATCGCCGATCCTCTAGCTTTAATTAACTGGTTAGAAACTGATCACTCTGCTGTTAATCTGACTACCTCTGTTGATTCCTTCTCAGACACAGAAACTCTCCTTATTAATCAGACAACCACTGCCAAAAAGACTATTATGGTAGTAGATGATTCGATTAATGTCCGTCGTTTTCTGGCTTTAACCCTAGAAAAAGTCGGTTATAAAGTAGAGCAAGCTAAAGATGGTCAAGAAGCCTTAGAAAAACTAGCTACTAACCATATAGATATAGTAATCTGTGATATAGAAATGCCTCGTCTTGATGGTTATGCTTTCCTGAGTCAAGTTCGTTCTCATCCTGAATATAAATCTTTACCAGTGATTATGCTCACCTCCCGCAGTGGTGAAAAACATCGCCAAACCGCTATGAGTCTTGGCGCTACAGATTATTTCTCTAAACCATTTCAAGAGCAAGTTTTATTAGCTACGCTTAAATCTTATGAATGA
- a CDS encoding phosphoesterase, with translation MIYFLYHKNCLDGYGSAIAAYLKFKSAAEYIPVQHQEPLPLLKPQSTIYLLDFCYPRSVMETLPENHQVIVLDHHKTALEDMTGFLGLKDSVFDLKRSGAMITWEYFHPEQPIPLLFKLIQDRDLWQWQYPETAAVTAVLMTFGYEDFNTWLPYLDNQQISELVKMGEILLQANAHNVKSQLSMSYLGKLPGKQELIPLVNTPHLISETCHAMLNAEQYQDYPVVAAWYVKQDKVCYSLRSRRGFDCSKIAKEYNGGGHPQASGFACSEKPD, from the coding sequence ATGATTTATTTTCTCTATCATAAAAACTGTCTAGATGGTTACGGAAGTGCAATAGCTGCTTATCTGAAATTTAAATCCGCTGCTGAATATATACCTGTACAACATCAAGAACCCTTACCACTATTAAAGCCCCAAAGTACTATTTATCTATTAGATTTCTGTTACCCACGTTCGGTGATGGAAACCTTACCAGAAAATCATCAAGTCATCGTTTTAGACCATCATAAAACTGCTTTAGAAGATATGACGGGGTTTTTAGGACTTAAAGACTCGGTTTTTGATTTAAAACGCTCAGGAGCAATGATTACTTGGGAATATTTCCACCCCGAACAACCCATACCTCTACTATTTAAACTAATTCAAGATCGCGACCTCTGGCAATGGCAATACCCCGAAACAGCAGCAGTAACAGCGGTTTTAATGACTTTTGGTTACGAAGATTTCAACACCTGGTTACCCTATCTAGATAATCAGCAAATCTCTGAATTAGTCAAAATGGGTGAGATTCTGCTTCAAGCTAATGCTCACAACGTCAAAAGTCAGTTATCTATGTCCTATTTAGGTAAATTACCAGGAAAACAAGAGTTAATCCCCTTAGTTAATACACCCCACCTGATTAGCGAAACCTGTCACGCGATGCTTAATGCTGAACAATATCAAGATTATCCAGTAGTAGCAGCATGGTATGTTAAACAGGATAAAGTCTGTTATTCTTTACGTTCTCGTCGGGGGTTTGATTGTAGCAAAATAGCCAAAGAGTATAACGGTGGTGGTCATCCCCAAGCTTCAGGATTTGCTTGCTCAGAGAAACCAGATTGA
- a CDS encoding DNA-binding response regulator produces MPRILVIDDDPAIAELVSINLEMAGYDVNQAEDGIKGQALAVQIQPDLIMLDLMLPKVDGFTVCQRIRRDPRTADIPVLMLTALGQTQDKVEGFNAGADDYLTKPFEVEEMLARVRALLRRTDRIPQAAKHSEILSQGPLTLIPERFEAIWFSKTVKLTHLEFELLHCLLQRHGQTVSPSEILREVWGYDPDDDIETIRVHIRHLRTKLEPDPRRPRYIKTVYGAGYCLEIPGTEEAIYSTV; encoded by the coding sequence ATGCCCCGAATACTCGTAATCGATGATGATCCGGCTATTGCTGAACTAGTCTCCATTAACCTGGAAATGGCAGGTTACGACGTTAATCAGGCAGAAGATGGAATCAAAGGTCAAGCACTAGCCGTTCAAATACAACCTGACCTAATTATGTTAGATTTGATGCTACCGAAAGTCGATGGCTTTACGGTTTGCCAACGCATCAGACGTGATCCTCGCACTGCTGATATACCAGTTTTGATGTTAACCGCTTTAGGTCAAACTCAGGATAAGGTAGAAGGATTCAACGCAGGAGCAGACGATTATCTCACTAAACCCTTTGAAGTAGAAGAAATGCTCGCTAGGGTGAGAGCTTTACTCCGTAGGACCGATCGCATTCCCCAAGCGGCTAAACATTCTGAAATCCTCAGTCAAGGACCATTGACTTTGATTCCGGAACGTTTTGAGGCGATTTGGTTTAGTAAAACTGTTAAACTAACTCATTTGGAGTTTGAATTACTACATTGCTTGCTACAACGTCATGGACAAACAGTATCACCTAGTGAAATTCTGCGCGAAGTTTGGGGTTATGATCCTGATGACGATATCGAAACTATTCGCGTTCATATTCGTCATTTGAGAACTAAATTAGAACCAGATCCTCGTCGTCCTCGTTATATTAAAACTGTCTATGGTGCGGGTTATTGTCTAGAAATACCAGGTACTGAAGAAGCGATTTACTCAACTGTTTAA